Within the Kribbella aluminosa genome, the region CTGCTGCGACGCCGCGGGCGCCTTCGGGACCTTGCCCCTCGCCTGGGCGACGATCGCCAGCCCGAGGTCGATCCGGTGGATCATCGCGACGCCGAGACCGTTCAGCAGGACGGCGCACGGCAGCAGCACCGGGTCCGCGTACGGCGCCCGGTACCGGAGTACGAGATGCGCGATCAGCGCGAGCAGCCCGATGCCGGCGGCGTAGTACCCGGTGCTGGCCGGGACCGAGTTCTGGACCGTGATGCCGACGTTCACGTAGGCCGCGACCGCGACCGCGACGGCGATCACGAGCAGCAGCAGCTCCACCCCGCGCCGGGTGCGCGGGATGATCTGGATGACGGACGTGGACGCGATACTCATCGGACCCCGTCGCAGTCGTCGGGGTCGACCTTCGTGCTCGGTGTCGACGTCGGCGTCGCAGTCGGTCTGGTGGTCGGCGGCACCGTGGCCGGCGGCTTCGAGACCGGCACCGTCGTGGACTGCTTGACGGTCGGCTTCACAGTCGGCTTCACAGTCGGCTTCGCGGTCGGTTTGGGGGTCGGCGTCGGCTTGGCCTTCGCGGCGCATTGGGCGGCGGTCTGCTCCAGCTGGGCGACGATCGACCGGGCCCCGGCCAGGTTGTCCGCCTGGATGTTGCCCTCCACCTGTTGGCGGCTGTACGTCGGCAGCTTGTCCACCTGCAGCGATTGCCGCTCGTACACCTGCGACAACGACAACCCGGGCAGGTCCGCCTCGACGCCCTTGAAGATCGCCACGTAGTCGCCGTCGGAGCCGACGTAGTACTGCTTCTGGGTCCAGCTGTACCCGAACCAGCCGCCGCCGACGAGCACCGCCAGTACGACGACCAGGATGGCGATCCGCCGCGGCCAGAGGAACCGCTTCGGCGGACGCGGTGCGTACCGCAGCTCTTCCGGGTCGACCGCGGCACCGTGGCCACCGCCGCCTCCGCTGCCGTCACCCAGGACGCCGGCTGCGACCGTCTGCTCGGCGCGACCGGTGCTGCCCTGGGCGAGCTCGGCGGCGGCGCCGACCAGCTGCGGCTGGACTCCGCTCGCGGGCTCGGTCTCGACGACGTCCGCCACCACACAGGTGACGTTGTCGTTCGAGCCGGCCCTCGAGCGCGTGCGTGATCAGCTCCACCACGACCGAGTCCGGCGTACCGGACGACATCGAGGCGGCGATCACCTCGTCGCTGACGTAGTCGGGCAGGCCGTCGCTGCACAGCATCAGCCGGTCGCCGGCCTCGACGTCGAGCATCTTCAGGTCGGGATCGGAGTCCGGGCGGCCGTCCAGCACCCGGAGGATCAGGTTCCGGTGCGGGTGCGTGAAGGCCTCCTCCTGGGAGATCCGGCCCTCGTCGACCAGCGACTGGACGAACGTGTGGTCGTGGCTCAGCTGGTACAGCTGCCCGTCGCGCAGCCGGTACGCCCGGGAGTCGCCGAGATGCGCCAGCCCGAGCTGCTTGCCGTCGAACATCAGCGCGGTGACCGTCGAGCCCATGCCCTCGCGCTCGGGGTCCTCCTCGACCAGCTCGGAGAGCCGCTCGTTCGCGCGGTGCACGGCGCCGGCCAGCGCCTCGATCATGTCCTCGCCGCCGATCTCCGCGGTGTCCAGGCGGCGGATCACCTGGACCGCGGCGGCACTGGCCACCTCACCGGCGGCCGCGCCGCCCATTCCGTCGGCGAGCAGCAGCAGGTGCGGACCGGCGTACGCCGAGTCCTCGTTGTTGCGGCGCACCCGTCCGACGTCGGAAAGGGTTGCGTAGTCGAGCGACAGGGTCATCGAGGCAGGCCTACTTCGCGATGTTCAGCGTCGTCCGGCCGATCCGGATCGAACCGCCGATCTCGGCCGGGACCGGGCGGGTGACCCGCTGGCCGTCCAGGTACGTGCCGTTGGTGGAGCCGAGGTCCTCGACCCACCACTGGCCCTCGGACAGGAACAGCCGGGCGTGCCGGGTGGAGGAGTAGTCGTCGTCCAACCGGATCTGGCAGTCCGAACCACGACCGATGATCACCGGCTCGTCGACCAGCGACGCGCCGACCCCGGCCTGCGGACCGTCCGCGATGCTCAGCGACCCGGGCAGGCCCTTGCGCTTCTTGGCCGGCTTCGCGGGCTTCGGCGTCCGGGTGGTCTGCGGTGCGACGGCGGCCGCCGCCGGCCTGTCCACCTTGGCACCGAACAGGTCCGACCTGATCACGGACAGCACTGCGAGGACGAACATCCACAACAGGGCCAGGAACCCCAGTTTGATCAGGGTCAGGGTCAGTTCCGACATGGAAGGTCAGTCACCACCCGCTGCTCGGCGGCTGGGCCATCGGCTCGTCCGCGAGACGCAGGGTCATGGTCGTGTTGCCGATCCGGACGGTGGAGCCGTCGACCAGCTCGGCCTCGGCGGCCCGGCGGCCGTTCACCAGCGTGCCGTTGGTGGAGCCGAGGTCGACCAGCACCACCCGGATACCGCCGGGGCCTTCGGGCATCAGCCGGATCTCGGCGTGCCGCCGGGAGACGCCCGGGTCGTTGATCTGGATGTCCGCGTCGGTACCGCGGCCGAGCACCACACCGGGCGGGTTGACCGGGCGGCGACGGCCGTTCACCTCGAGCATCACCTGCGGGTGTCCGCGGCGCGGCTGCTGCTGCGGGGGCTGCGGAGGCTGCTGCGGCTGGTACTGCGGGGCAACCGGCGGCGGGTTCGGCGGCACGTAGGGCTCCTGCTGGTAGGGCTGGGGCTCGGGCTGCTGGTACTGGTCCGGCCGCCGCTGGGGCGTCCCGGCCGTCTCGCTGACCACCCGGAACTTACCGGTCGGCAGATCATCCTGCTGGACCAGCTCGATGTCGATGGGTCCGGAGAACGTGTACCGCTGGATGTCCGCGTGGTCCCGCAGCTCGTTGGCGAGCTCGTGGTTCAGGGTCCGGCCGTAGGCGTTCAGCCGCTCGAAGTCGTCCGGGCCGAGCTCGATGGTGAAGTGGTTCGGCACCAGCCGGCGGTCCCGGGACAGGATCCGCGCGGTGTTGTCGATCTCACGCTTGAGAGCCGCCGCGAGCTCGATCGGCTCCACGTCGCCCTTGAAAGCGCGCGCGAAGACACCGCTGACAATGCCTTCCAGGCGTCGCTCGAAGCGCTGTAGCGGTCGCACGCCTCCTCCTCCACCGTCGGTACGCCATCTGTCGTCCACCGGTCGTGGCGGACACACCGGGTACGACGATCGATCGTATCGGGAGGTTCGACCGAACCCGCAATGTGAAGCACCGGTACAACCCGTGCTACTGTTCCTTCTCGTCGCCAGGAGATCATCTCAGGCGGCTGCGCGCGGGTGGCGGAATAGGCAGACGCGCACGGTTCAGGTCCGTGTGCCCGAAAGGGCGTGGGGGTTCAACTCCCCCCTCGCGCACAACGAAGTCCCGGTCGATCTCGACCGGGACTTTTGCGTTGCCGGGGGATTTCATCCTTTCGGAGGAGCAGGTCGTCGTACCGGCGTACAACTCGTAAATTTCTGCAGAGTGTCCGGGCCTGGCCTGATGGCTGATGTCGTGGGTCCGCCGTTGGATTGACGCGGACCACGCGGTCCCGGTGGGAGAGTTCTGCGCATGGAACAAGCGCTGGAGCTCGTCGGCCTGACCAAGGTGTTCGGGGAACAACGGGCCGTCGACGATCTCAGTCTGAGCGTGCCGGCCGGGTCGTTCTTCGGCATGCTCGGGCCGAACGGGGCCGGGAAGACGACGTCGCTGTCGATGGCCGTCGGGCTGCTCCGGCCCGACGGCGGTACGGCGCGGATCTTCGGCGTGGACGTGTGGCGCGAGCCGACGCAGGCGAAAGCGCTGGTCGGGGTGCTGCCGGACGGGCTCGCGATGCCCGAACGGCTGACCGGGCGGGAGGTGCTCACGTACCTCGGCTTGCTCCGCGGACTGCCCGAGGACGAGGTACGGCGGCGCGCGGCCGAGCTGCTGGAGGTGCTGGAGCTCGATCACGAGGACGACAAGCAGGTGATCGGCTACTCGACCGGGATGCGGAAGAAGCTCGGGCTCGCGGTCGCGCTCCTGCACGCGCCGCGGCTGCTGGTGCTGGACGAGCCGTTCGAGGCGGTCGACCCGGTGTCGGCGGCAACCATCAGGACGATCCTGCACCGGTTCATCGCCGGCGGCGGGTCGGTGGTGATCTCGAGCCACGTGATGGCCCTGGTGGAGCAGCTGTGTGACCGGGTCGCAGTGGTCGCGGACGGGAAGGTCGTTGCCGCGGGCACCGTTTCGGAGGTGCGGGCGGGCGGCAGCCTGGAGGACGCGTTCGTGTCGCTGGTCGGCGCGTCGACGCGTGGTGCCGAGGGGCTGACGTGGCTCTCGCACTGACGTACTCCACCTCGAACACGCTGGTCCGGATGCGGCTGGCCGCGTTCCGGCACGCGCTCCGCGACCAGTTCCGGCGGTCGTGGATCGTCACCGGCGGGCTGGTCGGGCTGGCGCTCGCGGGCGGCACGATCTGGGTCGCGGCTGCCGGCAAGGACGACGTACTGGTTGTCGTACTCGGCGTCTGGATGCTGGGCTGGGTGATTGGCCCGCTGTTCGCCGGCGGTGGTGACGAGACGCTCAAGCCGGAGTACTTCACGATGCTGCCGTTGTCGCCGCGGACGCTGTCCACCGGGCTGGTGGTGGCCGCGCTGGCCGGTGTGGCCCCGGTCATCAGCCTGATCGCACTGGTCAGCCTTGTCGTTGCGAGCGGCGGCGTCGTCGCGGGACTCGTTGCGGTGCCCGCGCTGTTGCTGCAGTTGTTCTGCTTCGTCCTGGCGTCGCGGCTCGCTGTCGCGGTGTACGGCGTACTCCTGCAGGTGCGGGCCGGTGCGGTGATCGCCGCGCTGGTCAACGCGTTCATCCTGGCGTTCACGGCGCAGGGGTGGGCGTTGATCGCTGCGTTCGTGTCGACCGACGTACAGGGCACGATCGCGCGTGCCGCCCGGATTGCGCCGTCCGGTTGGGGTTTCGACGCAGTACAGGCAGCAGGGCGTGGTGACTGGTTGCAGGTCGTCGGGCTGCTGCTGGCGCTCGTAGTACTTGCTGTAGTGATGCTGTTCGCGTGGTCGGCGCTGCTGGTACGCCGTACTACCGCAGCGCGGGCAGGGGGTAAGCCGCGGCGGCTGCTGACCGCCAAGACGCCACAGGGCGCTGCGGCGGCCAAGGAGATCCGCTCGTGGAGCCGGGACCTGCTCTACGGTCACAAGGCGGTGTTCTCGATCGCGTACGGGCTGTTCTTCTGCCTGATGCCGCTGGCGATCGGGATGAGGTCGATGCTCCCCTGGGCAGGTCCGGCGGCGGTCGTGATGGCGGGGTCGATGTGCGCCAACCTGTACGGCGCGGACGGTACGGCGTACTGGACGACGCTGATGACGCCTGGTTCCAGCCGGGCGGATGTCCGTGCGCGGCAGCGGGGGTTCCTGCTCGTGTTCGGGCCGGCGACGTTGCTGATCACCTTGCTGCTGACGTCGTGGTCAGGCGTGACCAGTGCTTGGCCGCTGGTGATGAGCGTGCTGCCAGCGCTGCTAGGTGGTGCGGCTGGCCTGGTGGTGGCCTGCTCGGTGTACGCCGCCGTACCGACGACCGATGCGCACAAGCGGTCCGGTAACCCGCTCAACTCGGGTGAGAACGAGGGCGAGACGATGGGCGTCGTCTACGTGATGTTTGTGCTGGTCGCGACGACCTGTGCGCCGGCCCTGATCGTGGCGCTCTACCTGGGGTGGTGGGGCGTGCCGCTGGGCGTCCTGTCCGGCGTGCTTGCCTGGTGGTACTTCGGTCGCGTCGCAGCCCGTCGGTTGGACAGGCGCGGCCCGGAGCTCCTCACGCTGCTCAGACACGGCCGGTCGCCCGCGGAGCAGGCCAAAAAGACCGCGGGCTTCGATGCGCTCCCGAAGTGGCGTCGTGCGTTGGCCGGCATCTGCCTGGGGTTCGGGGCGATCCCGTTGTTCCCGCAGGCCGTCGTACCGGCGATCATCAAACTGACCGGCAGTCACAGCACCAAGTCATGGTTCCTGGCCCTCTACCAGGACGGTCCGTGGCAGTGGGTCGTGATCGTGCTGATGGCCGCGGTGGGGTTGTCGATGTACGCGTACGGCGGGCTTACCTACTACTACGCGAAGAAGCGCGCTCCGGGTGTGCAGATCGCGGCAGCCGCAGGGTAGGCGAGCCGCGGTGTTTGCCGCTCCGGGCGGTGGCGGCGACGGTGCGGTGGTTGCGCAGCATCCAGATCGCGACGGCGGCCGCGGCGATCAGGCCGGCGATCCCGGCGTAGTCGGTCATGGTCATCATCGGTCTCTTCTCCAGGGCGGTTGGCGCAGTGCTGTTCGCAAACCCACCCCTCCAGCCCGATCTGGGGCGGCGAGTTCCGCTGGCGTCTTGACTGGAAAGTGACGGGAGCTCAGCTGGTCTGTGATGGCACGAATGGGTCGTGGCTCTTCAGTGCCATTGGGAAAGCGCTCGCTTCCTGATGAGTAAGGCTGTTAGGTGGGTGCATGCAGGACGGTTCGTTGCTCGACGCGCACGAGGAGCACACGTACCGGCTGCTGGTCGGCCTGTCCGCCGCGCGGGCCGCGGAGCTTGCCGAGGTCGCCGAGCTGCCGCCGCAGGAGACCGACGAGGTGCTGCAGCGGTTGCAGGCGAAGGGGCTCGTGTCGGTGCAGCCCGCCGATGAGCCGGTGTTCCGGCCGCTGCCGCCGGATGTCGCGTTCGGTACGACGCTGCTCCGCCGTCAGGAGTCGCTCGAGGCCGCCCGGAAGACGGTGGCCGCGCTCAGCGAGGAGTTCCGGGCCGGCGCCGGCCGCCGCGACGCGCACCACCTGGTCGAGGTCATCATCGGCGCCACCACCCTCCGCGAACGGCTGCGCGACCTGCAGAACTCGGCCCGCGAGGAGATCCTCTGGTTCTGCCGCGCGAACCCGCTGGCGATGCAGGGCGCCGACAACACCGAGGAGTACGGCGCACTCTCCCGCGGCGTGCGCTACCGGGCGATCTACGAGCGGGCGCTGATCGAGACCCCGGGCGAACTGGACTCGATCGCGGAGGGCGTCAGCTGGGGCGAAGAGGCCCGGGTCGTACCGACGCTCCCCGTGCGAATCGCGATCGTCGACCGGCGGACGGCGATCTGCCCGCTGGTGCGCGACGACGAGAGCATCGGTGAGCCGTCGGCCGCGATCATCAGCCGCGGACAGTTGCTGGACGCGTTGCTGGCGCTCTTCGAGAGTTACTGGGAGCTCGCGACGCCGGTCCGGCTGCAGCCGGAGGACGCCGAGCAGACGGAGGGGCTGGACGACTCGGAGCGGCTGCTGCTCTCGTTGCTGGTCGGTGGCGTGCCGGACAAGTCGATCGCCAACCAGCTGGGCATCAGTCGCCGTACCGTCCAGCGCCGTCTCGATCGCCTGATGTCCATCGCCGGCGTCGACACCCGCACCGGCCTCGCCTTCCAAGCGGCGAAACGCGCCTGGATCTAACCCGCTGCGTCCGAAGAACTGAGGGTGCGCACCCGCAGTTCTTCGGACGCAAGCGGGCTACTTGATGCCGTAGGCGCGGATCACGGTCTGGGTGATCTTCGCGCCGTTCGGGCCGGTCGCTTCGACCCTGAGGGAGACGGTGTCGTGGGCGTTGGGGACTACCGCCACGTAGTGGCCGGCGGCACCGACGGTGAGGAGTTTCTGCCAGGTCTTGCCTTCGTCGAAGGAGGACCAGACCTGGAGCGAGGTGGCGCGAGGAGACTCGAAGCCGATGACGTGGGTACGGGCGGCGACCCGGCCGGTCAGGTCTACCGGGACCTTGTAGTCGATCTGCTGCAGTGCGAGCGGGACCGCCTTGTCCTCCGGTTGCTTGGACGAGCGGAACTCCCATGAGGTCTGCGTACGCGTCCCCCAGTTCCACTCGCCGTCCTCGTCGATGCGTGCGGTCGACAGATCCAGCTTGTACGCCGCGTCGGCGCTCGTCGTGATCACGTCCGCCCACGCGTTCGGCATGTCGGCGACGACCTTCCCGTCGCGGGACAGCGTCGCCGACGCGGACGTCGTCTCGCCGCGCGTGTAGTGCCCGTCCGCGTCCACGAACGCCGGGATCCGGAGCGACAGCCGGTCACCGGTACGGGTCGACGGCACACCAGGCGCGGCAGCCGGCCGTACCACTGGTCCGAACCACGTCTCGTCCGACTTCGCCGACCGGTAGCTCTGCGGCACCGACGTCATCCCGCCGCCGAGCGGGTTCATGGTGTCCCACGTGTACAGATGGTGCACCCGGTGCTGCCAGAGCGAGTCACCCGAGGTCACCCACTCCTCTCGCACCTTGGGCGTCTCGACGAACCGCTGCGAGTCGTTCCAGGAGTACTCCTGCCACGGGCGCCAGCCGAACCGCTGCTCCTTGGCCCAGTTGAACCCGCCGTTGTCGGCGTACCGCGTGGTGATCCGGGCGCTGTTCGCGGGGGTCACCTTGTAATCGATCTTCGCCGGGATCGCGCCGGTCGACACCTGCTGTACGTCGTACAGGTACGGGCTGGAGGTGGTCAGCGTCAGGTCGATCGAGGCGCCGCCGCGCTTGGCCCGGTCGAGGAGCTTCTGGCCGTCCTTGACCGTCGTCACCATCGCCGGGATCGGCAGCCGGTCACCGGTCGGGCGCCACACCGTCCACGCGGTCCAGTCGGCCGGCCGGATCAGGACGACCGCCGCCGCACCGGCTGCCGCGGCCGCGTCGATCTCCGCCCGCTCGCTGTCCGACGGCAGCACGACCAGCGCGCCCTTCGCGTCCTGCAGCGAGGCCGCCAGCCGGAACCGCTTCTTCCCGTCGTACGCCGGTGACTGGCCGAGCAGGTTGATGTCCAGCGGCCCGGGTACGCCGGGCACGGACGCCTGCACCATCGGCGCGACCAGTTGCCAGCGGGAGGAGAACTCGAAGGTGCCGTCCTTGACCGGCTTGGTCGGTGTCACGTTGACCTTCTGGACCGTGCTGAAGTGCATGACACCGTGCGCGATCGACCGGCCGTTGCCGTAGACCCGGTGGACGTAATAGCTGAGCACCGCCTGCTGCTCGGACGGTTTCGGTGTCTCGATCGTGATCGGCACCGCCTTCCGGGCGTCGATGACGATGTCGGTGTCCTTGTTGATCACGACGTCCGGATCGGTGACCAGGCTGGCCTGCTCGTTCTGCGGGTCGTTGTGCTCGACCAGCGCGTGCATCAGGTAGGTGCCCTCTTCGACCTCGGCGGTGTACGTCTGACCGTCGCGGAGCCATGCCAGTACGTCGGACCGCGAGTTGTCGCCGTACAGCGAGAACACCGGGACACCGGTCGGCTTGCCGTCCATGTCGACGGCGCGGAACGTGACCTTGTGCTTCGGCCCGGACCGGAGCGTGCCGACCGCGGTGTGGGTGACGACGCCGTCAGGCCCGGTGGCGACGACCCAGCCGCTGTACTGCCCGCGGCCGACCTGCGCCGGGTCCAGCGCCAGCGGTACGTCGGCGGTGCCGTGCGCGGGCACCGTCACCGTGCCGGGGACCGTGAAGCCGGCGGTCGTCGGCTTGCCGCTGTCCAGGTTCGTGATCTGGGCGGCGAGGTTCAGCGTGACCGCGTTGTCGGCGTCGTTCCGGTACGTGATGGTCCGGGTCGTCGGGTCGGTCGTGGTCTGCAGACCGAAGTCCGCGACCCCGCTCGCGGTCACCTTCTGCGCGACGGCGCGAGTCAGGTCGACGCGACCGGCGCCCTGCTGGTAGACGGTCTGGTCCGGCTGCGTCTTCGCCGTACTGACCAGCGCGTTCTTCAGCTGGTCGGCCTTCCAGTCCGGGTGCTGCTGGGCGAGGAGCGCGGCGGCACCGGCGACGTGCGGCGTTGCCATCGACGTACCGGAGGCGGCCGTGTAGAGCTCGTCGACCGGGTCGCCCATCACGGTGCCGGCGGCCCGGGCGGCGATGATGCCGACGCCGGGCGCGGTGATCTCCGGCTTCAGGCCCGAGTCGCCGAGGCGAGGCCCGCGGCTGGAGAAGTCGGCAAGCTTGTCCTGCCGGTCGACGGCGCCGACGGTCAGCGCGGCGGCGGCAGCGCCCGGCGTACCGACCGACTCGTCCCGGCCCTCGTTGCCGGCCGCAACCACGAACAGCGTGCCGGTCTGTGCGGTGATGTCGTTGACCGCCTGGCTGAGCGGGTCGGTGCCGTCGGTGGCGTCGCCGCCGAGGCTCATGTTGACGACCTTCGCGCCCTGATTGGCGGCCCACTCCATCCCGGAGATGATCCAGGAGTCGTAGCCGTACCCGTCGTCGCCGAGCACCTTGCCGATCAGCAGGTCGGCCTTCGGCGCGACGCCCTTGCGGGTACCGCCGGCGCCCGCACCGGTGCCGGCGATCGTCGCGGCCACGTGCGTACCGTGGCCGAAGTGGTCCTCGGTACCGCTCGGGCTGCCGGAGAAGTCCTGGCTCTCCTTGACCTTGCCCTGCAGATCCGGGTGCGTCGCGTCGATGCCGGTGTCCAGTACGGCGACCTCGACCCCGGACCCCTCGTAGCCGGCCTTCCAGGCGTCCGGGGCACCGATCTGCGGGACGCTCTTGTCCAGTACAGGCTTGACCTTGCCGTCCAGCCAGATTTTGGTGACGCCGCTGGCCAGGCTCCGTTGACCGTCGGCGGGCTTCAGCGATTTCCACAGCGCCGGGAGCTGGTCCTTCGCGGCCTCGACGGCGCGGCCGCCGATCGACGGCAGCTGCCGGGTGGTCGTCGTACCGGTCAGGTTCTGCGCTGCCCGGAGTCCGGGCGTGTCCTTGACGATCAGCGGGAGGTCGGCGGATTCGCCGTACCCGTCCGCGATCAGCTCGTCGACGTCGAACAGGTTCGCGTCCAGGACGCCGGTGGAGATGTACGGGACGGCGTCGCTCGGCAGCACCCGCAGGCCGCCGTCGGCCTCGACGGTGTGGAACGAGACGCCTTCGCGGCCCGCGGCCGGGTGCACGGTGGCGGCCTTCCGGCCACCGCCGGCGTCGGTCACTTCGACGACGTCACCGGTGATCAGCGTGACCGTGGAGGTCTTGGCGGGTGTTCCGCTCGCGGACGGTGGCGGGGCGGCGGCGGCCGGGATCACCGTCGCCGCGCCGAGGGCAAGGACCGCCGCTGTGGTCAGCGCGGCGATCCGTCGGGGGGAGGACATGGGCAATTCTCCTTCGGGCGGCCGAACAGCCTTCGGACAGAGTTTGCAATCAGGTCACGGAAATCCGCCCTGTCCATCACTGCCGTCCCTGCGCCATGTCGCAGACACGCCAGATCCGGCAGCATCGGGCCATGACCGCACAGCAACTCGTACGCAGGTGGGCATGGGTCGGCACGTTGGTGGTCGGCGCCGGGTTGTACCTCGCTGTGCTGGTGGTGCTCACCGACACCGGGAATCCGAATCTGTTCCCGACGATGATCCTGCTCGGCGCGCTCGTGGTCCCGCTGACGTTCGTGACGTTCGCGGCCGGCCGGTCCGGGCGGTGGCTGATCGACGGGCCGACGCTCGGCGGCTGCCTGCTGTTCGGCGGCGTGGTCGGCGTGGTGGTGGCCGGCCTGCTCGAGTACGACGCCATGCGCCGGCTCGGGACGCTGCCGATGGTCGGGGTGGGCCTGATCGAGGAGGCGGCCAAGCTCGTCGTACCGGCGGTCCTGGTGGTGTTCTTCGGACATCGGTACCGGGTCTCGATCGGCGGCGGGATCGTGATCGGGATCGCGGTCGGCACCGGGTTCGCCGTACTGGAGACCATGGGATACGCGTTCGTCGCGCTGCTGCAGTCCGGCGGGAACGTCGGCGCCGCGGAGCAGACGCTGTTCATCCGCGGCCTGCTCTCCCCGGCCGGGCACGCCGCGTGGACCGGTCTGACCTGCTGGGGACTGTGGCGGTTCGCGATCGCGCCGACCGGCCGGCACTTCGCCGGTTTCCTCGGGATGTACGTGCTGGCGGTCGCCCTGCACACGATCTGGGACGGCATCGGCGGCCGGATCACGTACGCCGTGGTCGGCGCGATCTCGATCGGTCTGCTGCTGTACGGCCTCAAGCGCGCCCAGCGCACCGACCAGCGACCGGCCCTCGGGTATGGACAAGACGTGTCGAAATGAGTACGGTCCGTAACGGCGTCCGCCCGACGCCGCCTTGTCGGTGAGGTGCCGCCCGCCAGTGGTACCTCGCTGGTAGGTGGGCAGAGCAGGCTGCGGCGGTACGTCACGGCCTGATGGGGGCCCGCTTGCCCAGGTGGGGTGCTGAACGACACTCACTCCTTCAGCACCCCACCGGTTCAACTCTTCACCTGGTGTTTGTTAGGTCGCCCGGGAAGCTGGGCAGACTGACCTGCGTCCCCGGTCCCCAACCGCCCCTGGGAGTAGCCGTGCAACGACTCTTGCGTCCGGCGCTGCTCGTCACCGCCGTACTAGCGCTCCTCGGCTTCGGCATCACCCCGTCGAACGCCGCCACCACGATCACCGTCGCCACCGCGATCGGCCAACAGGACAACTCGACCGCATCGGTCACCGGGTACGTCGTCGGGCAGCCGACCGCGACCAGCACCGTTGTCCGCAGCAACTTCCCGAACGACTACGCACTGGCGCTCGCCGACTCGGCGTCCCAGACCAGTACGTCGTCGATGCTCTACGTGCAGATCCCGACCTCGTTCCGCGCGTCGTACGGCCTGCAGAGCAACCCGAGCCTGCTCGGTCAGCAGATCACCGTCACCGGTGCGCTGTCGGCGTACTTCTCGCATCCCGGAGTGAAGAACGCGACCGCCTTCACCGGCGGGGGTGGCTCCCCGGACCCCGGGCCGGATCCGGGTGACTACTACGCCGGTGCCGCGGGCAAGACCGGTGCCGCGCTGAAATCCGCGCTGCACACGATCATCTCGCAGCAGACCAAGCTCACCTACGACCAGGTCTGGGACGCGCTCAAGGTCACCGACCAGGACCCGAACAACAGCAGCAACGTCATCGAGGTCTACTCCGGCCGCTCGATCCCGAAGAGCAGCCAGGGCAGCGGCGTGGACGACTGGAACCGTGAGCACGTCTGGGCCAAGTCGCACGGCAACTTCGGCACCGCGACCGGCCCCGGCACCGATATCCACCACCTGCGGCCCGAGGACGTCTCGGTGAACTCGGCGCGCGGCAAC harbors:
- a CDS encoding ABC transporter ATP-binding protein; the protein is MEQALELVGLTKVFGEQRAVDDLSLSVPAGSFFGMLGPNGAGKTTSLSMAVGLLRPDGGTARIFGVDVWREPTQAKALVGVLPDGLAMPERLTGREVLTYLGLLRGLPEDEVRRRAAELLEVLELDHEDDKQVIGYSTGMRKKLGLAVALLHAPRLLVLDEPFEAVDPVSAATIRTILHRFIAGGGSVVISSHVMALVEQLCDRVAVVADGKVVAAGTVSEVRAGGSLEDAFVSLVGASTRGAEGLTWLSH
- a CDS encoding FhaA domain-containing protein, giving the protein MRPLQRFERRLEGIVSGVFARAFKGDVEPIELAAALKREIDNTARILSRDRRLVPNHFTIELGPDDFERLNAYGRTLNHELANELRDHADIQRYTFSGPIDIELVQQDDLPTGKFRVVSETAGTPQRRPDQYQQPEPQPYQQEPYVPPNPPPVAPQYQPQQPPQPPQQQPRRGHPQVMLEVNGRRRPVNPPGVVLGRGTDADIQINDPGVSRRHAEIRLMPEGPGGIRVVLVDLGSTNGTLVNGRRAAEAELVDGSTVRIGNTTMTLRLADEPMAQPPSSGW
- a CDS encoding helix-turn-helix domain-containing protein, which produces MQDGSLLDAHEEHTYRLLVGLSAARAAELAEVAELPPQETDEVLQRLQAKGLVSVQPADEPVFRPLPPDVAFGTTLLRRQESLEAARKTVAALSEEFRAGAGRRDAHHLVEVIIGATTLRERLRDLQNSAREEILWFCRANPLAMQGADNTEEYGALSRGVRYRAIYERALIETPGELDSIAEGVSWGEEARVVPTLPVRIAIVDRRTAICPLVRDDESIGEPSAAIISRGQLLDALLALFESYWELATPVRLQPEDAEQTEGLDDSERLLLSLLVGGVPDKSIANQLGISRRTVQRRLDRLMSIAGVDTRTGLAFQAAKRAWI
- a CDS encoding S8 family serine peptidase; amino-acid sequence: MSSPRRIAALTTAAVLALGAATVIPAAAAPPPSASGTPAKTSTVTLITGDVVEVTDAGGGRKAATVHPAAGREGVSFHTVEADGGLRVLPSDAVPYISTGVLDANLFDVDELIADGYGESADLPLIVKDTPGLRAAQNLTGTTTTRQLPSIGGRAVEAAKDQLPALWKSLKPADGQRSLASGVTKIWLDGKVKPVLDKSVPQIGAPDAWKAGYEGSGVEVAVLDTGIDATHPDLQGKVKESQDFSGSPSGTEDHFGHGTHVAATIAGTGAGAGGTRKGVAPKADLLIGKVLGDDGYGYDSWIISGMEWAANQGAKVVNMSLGGDATDGTDPLSQAVNDITAQTGTLFVVAAGNEGRDESVGTPGAAAAALTVGAVDRQDKLADFSSRGPRLGDSGLKPEITAPGVGIIAARAAGTVMGDPVDELYTAASGTSMATPHVAGAAALLAQQHPDWKADQLKNALVSTAKTQPDQTVYQQGAGRVDLTRAVAQKVTASGVADFGLQTTTDPTTRTITYRNDADNAVTLNLAAQITNLDSGKPTTAGFTVPGTVTVPAHGTADVPLALDPAQVGRGQYSGWVVATGPDGVVTHTAVGTLRSGPKHKVTFRAVDMDGKPTGVPVFSLYGDNSRSDVLAWLRDGQTYTAEVEEGTYLMHALVEHNDPQNEQASLVTDPDVVINKDTDIVIDARKAVPITIETPKPSEQQAVLSYYVHRVYGNGRSIAHGVMHFSTVQKVNVTPTKPVKDGTFEFSSRWQLVAPMVQASVPGVPGPLDINLLGQSPAYDGKKRFRLAASLQDAKGALVVLPSDSERAEIDAAAAAGAAAVVLIRPADWTAWTVWRPTGDRLPIPAMVTTVKDGQKLLDRAKRGGASIDLTLTTSSPYLYDVQQVSTGAIPAKIDYKVTPANSARITTRYADNGGFNWAKEQRFGWRPWQEYSWNDSQRFVETPKVREEWVTSGDSLWQHRVHHLYTWDTMNPLGGGMTSVPQSYRSAKSDETWFGPVVRPAAAPGVPSTRTGDRLSLRIPAFVDADGHYTRGETTSASATLSRDGKVVADMPNAWADVITTSADAAYKLDLSTARIDEDGEWNWGTRTQTSWEFRSSKQPEDKAVPLALQQIDYKVPVDLTGRVAARTHVIGFESPRATSLQVWSSFDEGKTWQKLLTVGAAGHYVAVVPNAHDTVSLRVEATGPNGAKITQTVIRAYGIK
- a CDS encoding FHA domain-containing protein FhaB/FipA, with the protein product MSELTLTLIKLGFLALLWMFVLAVLSVIRSDLFGAKVDRPAAAAVAPQTTRTPKPAKPAKKRKGLPGSLSIADGPQAGVGASLVDEPVIIGRGSDCQIRLDDDYSSTRHARLFLSEGQWWVEDLGSTNGTYLDGQRVTRPVPAEIGGSIRIGRTTLNIAK
- a CDS encoding PP2C family protein-serine/threonine phosphatase, encoding MTLSLDYATLSDVGRVRRNNEDSAYAGPHLLLLADGMGGAAAGEVASAAAVQVIRRLDTAEIGGEDMIEALAGAVHRANERLSELVEEDPEREGMGSTVTALMFDGKQLGLAHLGDSRAYRLRDGQLYQLSHDHTFVQSLVDEGRISQEEAFTHPHRNLILRVLDGRPDSDPDLKMLDVEAGDRLMLCSDGLPDYVSDEVIAASMSSGTPDSVVVELITHALEGRLERQRHLCGGGRRRDRARERSPAAAGRRRRRARPGQHRSRRADGRSRRPG